One Actinomycetota bacterium genomic window carries:
- the tadA gene encoding Flp pilus assembly complex ATPase component TadA has translation MPSATDRLSQLLLKNKVITEEQLTTALERQKESGASLGRVLLELGMVRENQLAEVIARELGMEYVDLLEYKINIQATTSIEESTAQRYACIPIDFEDGKLVVAMADPTNIYALDDIRLSTGYEVKPVVSARDDIMNAIQRYYHLDTDVVEQALEGKMDEEVEGISGVVDDTPLVRFTTTMIAEAINRGASDIHVDPRENEVLIRYRIDGVCQEIKRVPKNIHQGIVSRIKIISDLNIAEHRVPQDGHFGMVQNGKAIDFRVAVLPTVYGEKVVMRILDKSSILLRLEDLGFLPGPLEKFRKAFTQPHGALLVTGPTGSGKSTSLYATLNVLNTAEKNITTVEDPVEYRLPGINQVQVNPKAGLTFANALRNILRTSPDILMVGEIRDRETAKTAIEAALTGHLVLSTLHTNDAPSALPRLIEMGVESFLVSSAVNCVMAQRLVRKLCPNCKVPYEPDPEVLATLNFPLDEEDGDLILYKANENGCAKCGGTGYKGRVGLYEVMPMSEEIQRLTVKEASATVIMNQAKEEGLLTMRDDGFIKVKMGITSIEEVMRVVAI, from the coding sequence ATGCCTTCCGCGACCGACCGACTGTCACAGTTGCTGCTCAAGAACAAGGTCATCACCGAGGAGCAGCTCACGACGGCCCTGGAGCGCCAGAAGGAATCCGGCGCTTCCCTAGGCCGGGTGCTCCTGGAGCTGGGCATGGTGAGGGAGAACCAGCTCGCGGAGGTCATCGCGCGCGAGCTGGGCATGGAGTACGTGGACCTCCTGGAATACAAGATCAACATCCAGGCCACCACCTCCATCGAGGAATCCACCGCCCAGCGCTACGCCTGCATCCCCATAGACTTCGAGGACGGCAAGCTGGTGGTGGCCATGGCCGACCCCACCAATATCTACGCCCTGGACGACATCCGCCTGAGCACGGGATACGAGGTGAAGCCTGTGGTCAGCGCCAGGGACGACATCATGAACGCCATCCAGCGCTATTACCACCTGGACACCGACGTGGTGGAGCAGGCGTTGGAGGGAAAGATGGACGAGGAGGTGGAGGGGATCTCGGGGGTGGTGGACGACACTCCCCTGGTGCGCTTCACCACCACCATGATCGCCGAGGCCATCAACCGCGGCGCGAGCGACATCCACGTCGATCCGAGGGAGAACGAGGTCCTCATCCGCTACCGCATCGACGGCGTGTGCCAGGAGATCAAGCGTGTGCCCAAGAACATCCACCAGGGCATCGTCTCGCGCATCAAGATCATCTCCGACCTAAACATCGCCGAGCACCGCGTCCCCCAGGACGGCCACTTCGGCATGGTACAGAACGGCAAGGCCATCGACTTCCGCGTGGCTGTGCTGCCCACGGTCTACGGCGAGAAGGTGGTCATGCGTATCCTGGACAAGTCCAGCATCCTGCTGCGCCTCGAGGACCTCGGGTTTCTCCCCGGACCCCTGGAGAAGTTCCGCAAGGCCTTCACTCAGCCCCATGGGGCTCTGTTGGTGACCGGCCCCACGGGTTCCGGCAAGTCCACCTCCCTTTACGCCACCCTCAACGTGCTCAACACCGCCGAGAAGAACATCACCACCGTAGAGGACCCTGTGGAGTACCGCCTGCCGGGCATCAACCAGGTGCAGGTGAACCCCAAGGCGGGGCTCACCTTCGCCAACGCGCTGCGCAACATCCTGCGCACCTCGCCGGACATACTCATGGTGGGCGAGATCCGCGACCGCGAGACGGCCAAGACCGCCATCGAGGCCGCCCTCACCGGCCACCTGGTCCTCTCCACCCTGCATACCAACGACGCCCCCAGCGCCCTTCCGCGCCTCATCGAGATGGGGGTGGAGTCCTTCCTGGTGTCCTCGGCGGTGAACTGCGTCATGGCGCAGAGGCTGGTGCGCAAGCTCTGCCCCAACTGCAAGGTGCCGTACGAACCGGACCCCGAGGTGCTCGCGACCCTCAATTTCCCCCTGGACGAAGAGGACGGCGACCTCATCCTCTACAAGGCCAACGAGAACGGCTGCGCCAAGTGCGGGGGCACGGGGTACAAGGGGCGCGTCGGCCTCTACGAGGTCATGCCCATGAGCGAGGAGATACAGCGCCTCACGGTGAAGGAGGCCTCCGCCACGGTGATCATGAACCAGGCCAAGGAGGAGGGGCTCCTGACCATGCGCGACGACGGGTTCATCAAGGTAAAGATGGGAATTACTTCCATCGAGGAGGTCATGCGCGTGGTGGCCATCTGA
- a CDS encoding cysteine synthase family protein — translation MIRADNPLEMIGRTPVVRLTKVVPRNPRVEIFAKMEGYNPCSSVKDRIAKYMIAGAEERGELTPDKVIVEASSGNTGIGLAMVAAHKGYRLKIIMPESMSVERRRVMQAFGAEVVLTPAAEGMNGAIAKALELEKDPAYYHPNQYANPDNVRAHYEGTGAEILEQVEGIDVLVAGLGTGGTIMGVGRRLREVYPDLRIVGVEPYPNSLIQGLRNLQEFMPPILDPSIMDEKINVEDGCAFNTVRVLANVEGLFVGISSGAAVHAALQVAEEMDSGRIVVILPDRGDRYLSTECFTCGNLECVYRDFISSLQPRQRKG, via the coding sequence ATGATCCGTGCCGACAACCCCCTGGAGATGATCGGGCGCACGCCCGTGGTGCGCCTGACCAAGGTCGTGCCCCGCAACCCCCGGGTGGAGATCTTCGCCAAGATGGAGGGCTATAACCCCTGTTCCTCGGTGAAGGACCGCATCGCCAAGTACATGATCGCGGGCGCGGAGGAGCGCGGGGAACTGACCCCCGACAAGGTGATCGTGGAGGCCAGCTCGGGCAACACCGGCATCGGCCTGGCCATGGTGGCGGCGCACAAGGGCTACCGCCTGAAGATCATCATGCCCGAGTCTATGAGCGTGGAACGCCGGCGCGTCATGCAGGCCTTCGGGGCTGAGGTGGTGCTCACCCCCGCCGCGGAGGGGATGAACGGGGCCATCGCCAAGGCCTTGGAGCTGGAGAAGGACCCCGCCTATTACCATCCCAACCAGTACGCCAACCCCGACAACGTGAGGGCCCATTACGAGGGCACGGGGGCGGAGATCCTGGAGCAGGTGGAGGGCATCGACGTGCTGGTGGCCGGCCTGGGGACCGGGGGCACCATCATGGGCGTGGGCAGGCGCCTGCGCGAGGTCTATCCAGACCTGCGCATAGTGGGAGTGGAGCCCTACCCCAACTCCCTCATCCAAGGCCTGCGCAACCTGCAGGAGTTCATGCCCCCCATCCTCGACCCCTCCATCATGGACGAGAAGATCAACGTCGAGGACGGCTGCGCCTTCAACACCGTGCGGGTGCTGGCCAACGTGGAGGGCCTCTTCGTGGGCATCTCCTCCGGCGCCGCCGTGCACGCCGCCCTCCAAGTGGCGGAGGAGATGGACTCCGGGCGCATCGTGGTCATCCTCCCCGACCGCGGCGACCGCTACCTCAGCACGGAGTGCTTCACCTGCGGCAACCTGGAGTGCGTCTACCGAGACTTCATCTCCTCCCTGCAGCCGCGGCAGCGGAAGGGCTGA
- a CDS encoding STAS domain-containing protein, whose product MAWKVRESDPERSLAVVEVAGVVDSTNVEEFFGFINGVFKKGMKNVVLDMAFASYLSSGGLSVIADAYKKAQAMGGKLVIARASEMVRDLFRVAQFEKIIDFYEELEEAVEAVR is encoded by the coding sequence ATGGCCTGGAAGGTTAGGGAGAGCGACCCGGAGAGGTCGCTCGCGGTGGTGGAGGTGGCGGGGGTGGTGGACTCCACCAACGTGGAGGAGTTCTTCGGGTTCATCAACGGCGTCTTCAAAAAGGGCATGAAGAACGTGGTCCTGGACATGGCCTTCGCCAGCTACCTCTCCAGCGGCGGGCTTTCGGTGATCGCCGACGCCTACAAAAAGGCGCAGGCCATGGGGGGGAAGCTGGTGATCGCGCGCGCCTCTGAGATGGTGCGGGACCTCTTCCGGGTGGCGCAGTTCGAGAAGATCATCGACTTCTACGAAGAGCTGGAGGAAGCGGTCGAGGCCGTGCGGTGA
- a CDS encoding PQQ-binding-like beta-propeller repeat protein produces MNARRWIFIAACVAGVAALAVILPLTLRSEGKRTAPGAGVWPMPGGNPAHLSYLPLAPEGRLRELWSTRLEDEPAGPPAVAAGRVYAACRRGLLYCLDLETGRPLWRHDAEGGVSCMPAVCERGILVATSDGRVRLVSSGGKPVWEAEVGGSVPSTPIPEGDGVYFGSVDAHLYCLDMASGKKRWSFGAAGPVEVSPCVYEGQVFGVSYEGDLFALESGSGRLVWTFQSHAVPVACPAADGGRVFLATEFEIFCLDAQSGKLLWEYETGPTVISDLALRGSQVLVVIGGEGLLSSTLALDARTGDRLWDAASGETSARTRLYASNKDAYLCGRDQLRALSVDSGTPSFDLELPGVLPQTLTLTEERLLIGAQNRKVYCYGE; encoded by the coding sequence ATGAACGCCAGGCGATGGATATTCATAGCGGCCTGCGTGGCCGGCGTTGCGGCGCTGGCGGTGATCCTGCCGCTCACCCTGCGCTCCGAGGGAAAGAGGACAGCGCCGGGCGCAGGGGTCTGGCCCATGCCGGGAGGAAACCCCGCTCACCTCTCCTACCTCCCCCTCGCTCCCGAGGGCAGGCTGAGGGAGCTCTGGAGCACGAGGCTGGAAGATGAGCCCGCCGGCCCCCCCGCGGTAGCGGCGGGGCGGGTGTACGCCGCATGCAGGAGAGGGCTACTTTACTGCCTGGACCTGGAAACCGGACGCCCGCTGTGGAGGCATGACGCGGAAGGAGGCGTGTCCTGCATGCCGGCGGTCTGCGAGCGGGGCATCCTGGTGGCCACCTCGGACGGCAGGGTCCGACTGGTCTCCTCCGGAGGCAAACCGGTGTGGGAGGCGGAGGTGGGCGGCTCAGTCCCCTCTACCCCCATTCCCGAGGGGGACGGAGTCTATTTCGGATCCGTTGACGCCCACCTCTACTGCCTGGACATGGCCAGCGGCAAGAAGCGCTGGTCTTTCGGGGCGGCCGGGCCCGTGGAGGTATCGCCATGTGTCTATGAGGGACAGGTCTTCGGGGTATCTTACGAGGGCGATCTCTTCGCCCTCGAGTCGGGGAGCGGTCGCCTGGTGTGGACCTTCCAGTCGCATGCCGTCCCCGTGGCCTGCCCCGCCGCGGACGGCGGCAGGGTCTTCCTGGCGACGGAGTTCGAGATCTTCTGCCTAGACGCACAGAGCGGGAAGTTGCTGTGGGAATACGAGACCGGTCCCACGGTGATATCCGACCTGGCGTTGAGGGGCAGCCAGGTGTTGGTGGTGATCGGAGGGGAAGGGCTGCTGTCTAGTACCCTGGCCCTGGACGCGAGGACGGGAGACAGACTCTGGGACGCCGCCTCCGGAGAGACCTCCGCCCGGACTCGGCTCTATGCCAGCAACAAGGATGCTTATCTCTGCGGCCGGGACCAGCTCAGGGCGCTTTCCGTGGATTCGGGCACCCCCAGCTTCGATCTCGAGCTGCCGGGCGTGCTGCCGCAGACCTTGACCCTGACGGAGGAGCGGTTGCTGATAGGCGCCCAGAACCGCAAGGTCTACTGCTACGGAGAGTAG